The stretch of DNA TAGATGCATCCCTAATGGGGGTTGGATGTCTGTTGACATTATACGCCGAATAAGGAAAGGAGAGGAGACGAATCGCCAATTTAGCAATCACAATGAGCGATCACCCATCTCGGCGACACGTACTTGGGATAACTAGTGGTGCAATTGGAACTGGACTTGCCGGTTGTCTGACCGAAGACGACCAATCGGAGAACGACACCAACTCGGATGAAGGGGCTACTAACTCGAGCAAGGATCTCGACAATGAGAGCAATGAAACGGATTCAAACTCTGGAAACGAGAGCAGCCCTGATGAAACGGATAGTACGTCTGAGAGTGTAGCCGAAGTGACTATGGTGACAAATGACTATGGAACTCACTTCGAGCCCCATGTCGCTGAAATCGAACCTGGAGAGACAATCACGTGGACGCTCGAGAGCGGTTCTCATACGACGACCGCTTATGCACCGGCGAACGACAAGCCCCAGCGGATTCCTGATGACGCTAAGGCATGGGATAGCGGGGAAGTCGACGACCAAGGGGCAACCTTTGAACACACATTCGAAACTGAAGGGGTCTATGACTATTACTGTCGCCCACACGAAAACACAGGGATGCTCGGGTGCGTTGTCGTCGGTGATCCC from Natronorubrum halophilum encodes:
- a CDS encoding plastocyanin/azurin family copper-binding protein; translation: MSDHPSRRHVLGITSGAIGTGLAGCLTEDDQSENDTNSDEGATNSSKDLDNESNETDSNSGNESSPDETDSTSESVAEVTMVTNDYGTHFEPHVAEIEPGETITWTLESGSHTTTAYAPANDKPQRIPDDAKAWDSGEVDDQGATFEHTFETEGVYDYYCRPHENTGMLGCVVVGDPRLDDQPGMAEPQSELPDGTHEKIRELNEMVRSGGDSGHGGHESSEDGDGSHEDGH